From Haemorhous mexicanus isolate bHaeMex1 chromosome 1, bHaeMex1.pri, whole genome shotgun sequence, one genomic window encodes:
- the STEAP1 gene encoding metalloreductase STEAP1 isoform X1 — MRPLSGRGPGRPTAGRSSGGPCRRGVPSGSPRRPAALRCSGRGTAPRLAPAGRRGAGWARKAGLGGEVEAAAGLPRLSSPQSPADAPLLTRGRLPFRAAPPGAAPRGRSRAGTAAAAAPRGGTCGGKKRPGCRAEGVSTMEKREGGNRAIDQNAGQNIMPRRNTGNLNYLNVDMQVANPSEAAALFDLHQAHHFGEFEHSSEQHCKQDLFPKWHLPMKIASVISLITFIYTSMRDVIYPFTTKKENVFYKIPILVINKVLPVTSITLLALVYLPGILAASFQLYFGTKYKRFPQWLDRWMLSRKQFGLLSFFFATLHACYSLCYPMRRSYRYKLLNWAFQQVKQKKENAWIEHDVWRMEIYVSLGILGLALLALLAITSIPSVSLSLTWREFHYIQSNMGYLALLLCTVHALVFAWNKWVDANQFIWYTPPSFMVAVFLPIVVLLCKCILLLPCFRKRIRKIRSGWEAKAQANQTSITSRL, encoded by the exons ATGCGCCCTTTGTCCGGCCGAGGGCCCGGCAGACCCACGGCCGGGCGCTCTTCGGGCGGCCCGTGTCGGCGGGGAGTCCCCTCCGGGAGCCCGCGCCGTCCCGCCGCCCTCCGCTGCTCGGGACGGGGCACGGCACCGCGGCTCGCACCCGCCGGGCGGAGGGGAGCGGGATGGGCGCGGAAggcggggctgggaggggaggtggAGGCTGCGGCCGGTCTCCCCCGCCTCTCATCTCCTCAGAGTCCGGCAGACGCTCCGCTGCTGACCCGAGGCCGCCTTCCCTTCCGAGCGGCGCCGCCGGGCGCTGCCCCCCGCGGACGGAGCCGAGCCGGgaccgccgctgctgccgcccccCGCGGCGGGACCTGCGGCGGGAAGAAGAGGCCGGGCTGCCGGGCCGAG GGAGTTTCCACAATGGAGAAGAGGGAAGGTGGTAATCGTGCAATTGATCAGAATGCAGGTCAGAACATCATGCCaagaagaaatacaggaaatcTTAACTACTTG AATGTGGATATGCAGGTTGCCAATCCATCAGAAGCAGCTGCACTTTTTGATTTACATCAAGCACACCATTTTGGTGAGTTTGAACACTCTTCAGAACAGCACTGCAAGCAGGATCTGTTCCCTAAGTGGCACTTGCCAATGAAGATAGCATCTGTGATCTCATTAATAACATTTATTTACACTTCCATGAGAGATGTCATATATCCTTTTACAACCAAAAAGGAAAACGTTTTCTATAAAATTCCAATCCTTGTCATTAACAAAGTTTTACCAGTGACTTCAATTACCCTTTTAGCACTAGTGTATTTACCAGGAATATTAGCTGCTAGTTTCCAGCTGTACTTTGGCACCAAGTATAAAAGGTTTCCCCAGTGGCTGGATAGATGGATGTTATCAAGGAAACAATTTGGACTTCTCAGTTTCTTCTTCGCTACATTGCACGCCTGCTATAGCCTGTGCTATCCAATGAGAAGATCGTACAGATACAAGCTGCTGAACTGGGCATTCCAGCAG gtcaaacaaaaaaaggaaaatgcctGGATTGAACATGATGTTTGGAGAATGGAGATTTATGTGTCTCTAGGAATTCTGGGACTTGCTTTGCTGGCCCTGTTGGCAATAACATCAATTCCATCTGTCAGTCTCTCTTTGACTTGGAGAGAGTTCCACTACATTCAG agCAATATGGGATATTTAGCCCTGCTGCTATGCACTGTTCATGCACTGGTGTTTGCTTGGAATAAGTGGGTTGATGCTAACCAATTCATCTGGTATACGCCACCTTCATTTATGGTTGCAGTTTTTCTTCCTATTGTAGTTCTGCTCTGTAAATGCATACTGCTCCTTCCATGTTTTAGGAAGAGGATAAGAAAAATCAGAAGTGGTTGGGAAGCTAAGGCACAAGCCAATCAAACCAGCATAACTTCCAGACTGTAG
- the STEAP1 gene encoding metalloreductase STEAP1 isoform X2 — protein MRPLSGRGPGRPTAGRSSGGPCRRGVPSGSPRRPAALRCSGRGTAPRLAPAGRRGAGWARKAGLGGEVEAAAGLPRLSSPQSPADAPLLTRGRLPFRAAPPGAAPRGRSRAGTAAAAAPRGGTCGGKKRPGCRAEGVSTMEKREGGNRAIDQNAGQNIMPRRNTGNLNYLNVDMQVANPSEAAALFDLHQAHHFGEFEHSSEQHCKQDLFPKWHLPMKIASVISLITFIYTSMRDVIYPFTTKKENVFYKIPILVINKVLPVTSITLLALVYLPGILAASFQLYFGTKYKRFPQWLDRWMLSRKQFGLLSFFFATLHACYSLCYPMRRSYRYKLLNWAFQQVKQKKENAWIEHDVWRMEIYVSLGILGLALLALLAITSIPSVSLSLTWREFHYIQHSEIFEKEEKALEEDPRSLEILIKIKKSSKIARALRKRMFGHTFVPVTHI, from the exons ATGCGCCCTTTGTCCGGCCGAGGGCCCGGCAGACCCACGGCCGGGCGCTCTTCGGGCGGCCCGTGTCGGCGGGGAGTCCCCTCCGGGAGCCCGCGCCGTCCCGCCGCCCTCCGCTGCTCGGGACGGGGCACGGCACCGCGGCTCGCACCCGCCGGGCGGAGGGGAGCGGGATGGGCGCGGAAggcggggctgggaggggaggtggAGGCTGCGGCCGGTCTCCCCCGCCTCTCATCTCCTCAGAGTCCGGCAGACGCTCCGCTGCTGACCCGAGGCCGCCTTCCCTTCCGAGCGGCGCCGCCGGGCGCTGCCCCCCGCGGACGGAGCCGAGCCGGgaccgccgctgctgccgcccccCGCGGCGGGACCTGCGGCGGGAAGAAGAGGCCGGGCTGCCGGGCCGAG GGAGTTTCCACAATGGAGAAGAGGGAAGGTGGTAATCGTGCAATTGATCAGAATGCAGGTCAGAACATCATGCCaagaagaaatacaggaaatcTTAACTACTTG AATGTGGATATGCAGGTTGCCAATCCATCAGAAGCAGCTGCACTTTTTGATTTACATCAAGCACACCATTTTGGTGAGTTTGAACACTCTTCAGAACAGCACTGCAAGCAGGATCTGTTCCCTAAGTGGCACTTGCCAATGAAGATAGCATCTGTGATCTCATTAATAACATTTATTTACACTTCCATGAGAGATGTCATATATCCTTTTACAACCAAAAAGGAAAACGTTTTCTATAAAATTCCAATCCTTGTCATTAACAAAGTTTTACCAGTGACTTCAATTACCCTTTTAGCACTAGTGTATTTACCAGGAATATTAGCTGCTAGTTTCCAGCTGTACTTTGGCACCAAGTATAAAAGGTTTCCCCAGTGGCTGGATAGATGGATGTTATCAAGGAAACAATTTGGACTTCTCAGTTTCTTCTTCGCTACATTGCACGCCTGCTATAGCCTGTGCTATCCAATGAGAAGATCGTACAGATACAAGCTGCTGAACTGGGCATTCCAGCAG gtcaaacaaaaaaaggaaaatgcctGGATTGAACATGATGTTTGGAGAATGGAGATTTATGTGTCTCTAGGAATTCTGGGACTTGCTTTGCTGGCCCTGTTGGCAATAACATCAATTCCATCTGTCAGTCTCTCTTTGACTTGGAGAGAGTTCCACTACATTCAG CATTCAGAGATTtttgagaaggaagaaaaagctttgGAGGAAGACCCAAGATCCCTGGAAATACTGATAAAGATCAAGAAAAGTTCAAAAATAGCAAGGGCATTGAGGAAACGCATGTTTGGGCATACTTTTGT tccTGTGACTCATATATAA
- the STEAP1 gene encoding metalloreductase STEAP1 isoform X3 — translation MRPLSGRGPGRPTAGRSSGGPCRRGVPSGSPRRPAALRCSGRGTAPRLAPAGRRGAGWARKAGLGGEVEAAAGLPRLSSPQSPADAPLLTRGRLPFRAAPPGAAPRGRSRAGTAAAAAPRGGTCGGKKRPGCRAEGVSTMEKREGGNRAIDQNAGQNIMPRRNTGNLNYLNVDMQVANPSEAAALFDLHQAHHFGEFEHSSEQHCKQDLFPKWHLPMKIASVISLITFIYTSMRDVIYPFTTKKENVFYKIPILVINKVLPVTSITLLALVYLPGILAASFQLYFGTKYKRFPQWLDRWMLSRKQFGLLSFFFATLHACYSLCYPMRRSYRYKLLNWAFQQVKQKKENAWIEHDVWRMEIYVSLGILGLALLALLAITSIPSVSLSLTWREFHYIQSCDSYIKLNGTSLLPVPVHVPE, via the exons ATGCGCCCTTTGTCCGGCCGAGGGCCCGGCAGACCCACGGCCGGGCGCTCTTCGGGCGGCCCGTGTCGGCGGGGAGTCCCCTCCGGGAGCCCGCGCCGTCCCGCCGCCCTCCGCTGCTCGGGACGGGGCACGGCACCGCGGCTCGCACCCGCCGGGCGGAGGGGAGCGGGATGGGCGCGGAAggcggggctgggaggggaggtggAGGCTGCGGCCGGTCTCCCCCGCCTCTCATCTCCTCAGAGTCCGGCAGACGCTCCGCTGCTGACCCGAGGCCGCCTTCCCTTCCGAGCGGCGCCGCCGGGCGCTGCCCCCCGCGGACGGAGCCGAGCCGGgaccgccgctgctgccgcccccCGCGGCGGGACCTGCGGCGGGAAGAAGAGGCCGGGCTGCCGGGCCGAG GGAGTTTCCACAATGGAGAAGAGGGAAGGTGGTAATCGTGCAATTGATCAGAATGCAGGTCAGAACATCATGCCaagaagaaatacaggaaatcTTAACTACTTG AATGTGGATATGCAGGTTGCCAATCCATCAGAAGCAGCTGCACTTTTTGATTTACATCAAGCACACCATTTTGGTGAGTTTGAACACTCTTCAGAACAGCACTGCAAGCAGGATCTGTTCCCTAAGTGGCACTTGCCAATGAAGATAGCATCTGTGATCTCATTAATAACATTTATTTACACTTCCATGAGAGATGTCATATATCCTTTTACAACCAAAAAGGAAAACGTTTTCTATAAAATTCCAATCCTTGTCATTAACAAAGTTTTACCAGTGACTTCAATTACCCTTTTAGCACTAGTGTATTTACCAGGAATATTAGCTGCTAGTTTCCAGCTGTACTTTGGCACCAAGTATAAAAGGTTTCCCCAGTGGCTGGATAGATGGATGTTATCAAGGAAACAATTTGGACTTCTCAGTTTCTTCTTCGCTACATTGCACGCCTGCTATAGCCTGTGCTATCCAATGAGAAGATCGTACAGATACAAGCTGCTGAACTGGGCATTCCAGCAG gtcaaacaaaaaaaggaaaatgcctGGATTGAACATGATGTTTGGAGAATGGAGATTTATGTGTCTCTAGGAATTCTGGGACTTGCTTTGCTGGCCCTGTTGGCAATAACATCAATTCCATCTGTCAGTCTCTCTTTGACTTGGAGAGAGTTCCACTACATTCAG tccTGTGACTCATATATAAAACTGAATGGCACTTCTCTCCTGCCTGTACCTGTGCATGTACCAGAATAG
- the STEAP1 gene encoding metalloreductase STEAP1 isoform X4, whose product MRPLSGRGPGRPTAGRSSGGPCRRGVPSGSPRRPAALRCSGRGTAPRLAPAGRRGAGWARKAGLGGEVEAAAGLPRLSSPQSPADAPLLTRGRLPFRAAPPGAAPRGRSRAGTAAAAAPRGGTCGGKKRPGCRAEGVSTMEKREGGNRAIDQNAGQNIMPRRNTGNLNYLNVDMQVANPSEAAALFDLHQAHHFGEFEHSSEQHCKQDLFPKWHLPMKIASVISLITFIYTSMRDVIYPFTTKKENVFYKIPILVINKVLPVTSITLLALVYLPGILAASFQLYFGTKYKRFPQWLDRWMLSRKQFGLLSFFFATLHACYSLCYPMRRSYRYKLLNWAFQQVKQKKENAWIEHDVWRMEIYVSLGILGLALLALLAITSIPSVSLSLTWREFHYIQTKTMDLWC is encoded by the exons ATGCGCCCTTTGTCCGGCCGAGGGCCCGGCAGACCCACGGCCGGGCGCTCTTCGGGCGGCCCGTGTCGGCGGGGAGTCCCCTCCGGGAGCCCGCGCCGTCCCGCCGCCCTCCGCTGCTCGGGACGGGGCACGGCACCGCGGCTCGCACCCGCCGGGCGGAGGGGAGCGGGATGGGCGCGGAAggcggggctgggaggggaggtggAGGCTGCGGCCGGTCTCCCCCGCCTCTCATCTCCTCAGAGTCCGGCAGACGCTCCGCTGCTGACCCGAGGCCGCCTTCCCTTCCGAGCGGCGCCGCCGGGCGCTGCCCCCCGCGGACGGAGCCGAGCCGGgaccgccgctgctgccgcccccCGCGGCGGGACCTGCGGCGGGAAGAAGAGGCCGGGCTGCCGGGCCGAG GGAGTTTCCACAATGGAGAAGAGGGAAGGTGGTAATCGTGCAATTGATCAGAATGCAGGTCAGAACATCATGCCaagaagaaatacaggaaatcTTAACTACTTG AATGTGGATATGCAGGTTGCCAATCCATCAGAAGCAGCTGCACTTTTTGATTTACATCAAGCACACCATTTTGGTGAGTTTGAACACTCTTCAGAACAGCACTGCAAGCAGGATCTGTTCCCTAAGTGGCACTTGCCAATGAAGATAGCATCTGTGATCTCATTAATAACATTTATTTACACTTCCATGAGAGATGTCATATATCCTTTTACAACCAAAAAGGAAAACGTTTTCTATAAAATTCCAATCCTTGTCATTAACAAAGTTTTACCAGTGACTTCAATTACCCTTTTAGCACTAGTGTATTTACCAGGAATATTAGCTGCTAGTTTCCAGCTGTACTTTGGCACCAAGTATAAAAGGTTTCCCCAGTGGCTGGATAGATGGATGTTATCAAGGAAACAATTTGGACTTCTCAGTTTCTTCTTCGCTACATTGCACGCCTGCTATAGCCTGTGCTATCCAATGAGAAGATCGTACAGATACAAGCTGCTGAACTGGGCATTCCAGCAG gtcaaacaaaaaaaggaaaatgcctGGATTGAACATGATGTTTGGAGAATGGAGATTTATGTGTCTCTAGGAATTCTGGGACTTGCTTTGCTGGCCCTGTTGGCAATAACATCAATTCCATCTGTCAGTCTCTCTTTGACTTGGAGAGAGTTCCACTACATTCAG ACCAAGACCATGGACCTGTGGTGCTGA
- the STEAP1 gene encoding metalloreductase STEAP1 isoform X6, producing the protein MDVNITGVSTMEKREGGNRAIDQNAGQNIMPRRNTGNLNYLNVDMQVANPSEAAALFDLHQAHHFGEFEHSSEQHCKQDLFPKWHLPMKIASVISLITFIYTSMRDVIYPFTTKKENVFYKIPILVINKVLPVTSITLLALVYLPGILAASFQLYFGTKYKRFPQWLDRWMLSRKQFGLLSFFFATLHACYSLCYPMRRSYRYKLLNWAFQQVKQKKENAWIEHDVWRMEIYVSLGILGLALLALLAITSIPSVSLSLTWREFHYIQSNMGYLALLLCTVHALVFAWNKWVDANQFIWYTPPSFMVAVFLPIVVLLCKCILLLPCFRKRIRKIRSGWEAKAQANQTSITSRL; encoded by the exons ATGGATGTTAATATAACT GGAGTTTCCACAATGGAGAAGAGGGAAGGTGGTAATCGTGCAATTGATCAGAATGCAGGTCAGAACATCATGCCaagaagaaatacaggaaatcTTAACTACTTG AATGTGGATATGCAGGTTGCCAATCCATCAGAAGCAGCTGCACTTTTTGATTTACATCAAGCACACCATTTTGGTGAGTTTGAACACTCTTCAGAACAGCACTGCAAGCAGGATCTGTTCCCTAAGTGGCACTTGCCAATGAAGATAGCATCTGTGATCTCATTAATAACATTTATTTACACTTCCATGAGAGATGTCATATATCCTTTTACAACCAAAAAGGAAAACGTTTTCTATAAAATTCCAATCCTTGTCATTAACAAAGTTTTACCAGTGACTTCAATTACCCTTTTAGCACTAGTGTATTTACCAGGAATATTAGCTGCTAGTTTCCAGCTGTACTTTGGCACCAAGTATAAAAGGTTTCCCCAGTGGCTGGATAGATGGATGTTATCAAGGAAACAATTTGGACTTCTCAGTTTCTTCTTCGCTACATTGCACGCCTGCTATAGCCTGTGCTATCCAATGAGAAGATCGTACAGATACAAGCTGCTGAACTGGGCATTCCAGCAG gtcaaacaaaaaaaggaaaatgcctGGATTGAACATGATGTTTGGAGAATGGAGATTTATGTGTCTCTAGGAATTCTGGGACTTGCTTTGCTGGCCCTGTTGGCAATAACATCAATTCCATCTGTCAGTCTCTCTTTGACTTGGAGAGAGTTCCACTACATTCAG agCAATATGGGATATTTAGCCCTGCTGCTATGCACTGTTCATGCACTGGTGTTTGCTTGGAATAAGTGGGTTGATGCTAACCAATTCATCTGGTATACGCCACCTTCATTTATGGTTGCAGTTTTTCTTCCTATTGTAGTTCTGCTCTGTAAATGCATACTGCTCCTTCCATGTTTTAGGAAGAGGATAAGAAAAATCAGAAGTGGTTGGGAAGCTAAGGCACAAGCCAATCAAACCAGCATAACTTCCAGACTGTAG
- the STEAP1 gene encoding metalloreductase STEAP1 isoform X5 gives MEKREGGNRAIDQNAGQNIMPRRNTGNLNYLNVDMQVANPSEAAALFDLHQAHHFGEFEHSSEQHCKQDLFPKWHLPMKIASVISLITFIYTSMRDVIYPFTTKKENVFYKIPILVINKVLPVTSITLLALVYLPGILAASFQLYFGTKYKRFPQWLDRWMLSRKQFGLLSFFFATLHACYSLCYPMRRSYRYKLLNWAFQQVKQKKENAWIEHDVWRMEIYVSLGILGLALLALLAITSIPSVSLSLTWREFHYIQSNMGYLALLLCTVHALVFAWNKWVDANQFIWYTPPSFMVAVFLPIVVLLCKCILLLPCFRKRIRKIRSGWEAKAQANQTSITSRL, from the exons ATGGAGAAGAGGGAAGGTGGTAATCGTGCAATTGATCAGAATGCAGGTCAGAACATCATGCCaagaagaaatacaggaaatcTTAACTACTTG AATGTGGATATGCAGGTTGCCAATCCATCAGAAGCAGCTGCACTTTTTGATTTACATCAAGCACACCATTTTGGTGAGTTTGAACACTCTTCAGAACAGCACTGCAAGCAGGATCTGTTCCCTAAGTGGCACTTGCCAATGAAGATAGCATCTGTGATCTCATTAATAACATTTATTTACACTTCCATGAGAGATGTCATATATCCTTTTACAACCAAAAAGGAAAACGTTTTCTATAAAATTCCAATCCTTGTCATTAACAAAGTTTTACCAGTGACTTCAATTACCCTTTTAGCACTAGTGTATTTACCAGGAATATTAGCTGCTAGTTTCCAGCTGTACTTTGGCACCAAGTATAAAAGGTTTCCCCAGTGGCTGGATAGATGGATGTTATCAAGGAAACAATTTGGACTTCTCAGTTTCTTCTTCGCTACATTGCACGCCTGCTATAGCCTGTGCTATCCAATGAGAAGATCGTACAGATACAAGCTGCTGAACTGGGCATTCCAGCAG gtcaaacaaaaaaaggaaaatgcctGGATTGAACATGATGTTTGGAGAATGGAGATTTATGTGTCTCTAGGAATTCTGGGACTTGCTTTGCTGGCCCTGTTGGCAATAACATCAATTCCATCTGTCAGTCTCTCTTTGACTTGGAGAGAGTTCCACTACATTCAG agCAATATGGGATATTTAGCCCTGCTGCTATGCACTGTTCATGCACTGGTGTTTGCTTGGAATAAGTGGGTTGATGCTAACCAATTCATCTGGTATACGCCACCTTCATTTATGGTTGCAGTTTTTCTTCCTATTGTAGTTCTGCTCTGTAAATGCATACTGCTCCTTCCATGTTTTAGGAAGAGGATAAGAAAAATCAGAAGTGGTTGGGAAGCTAAGGCACAAGCCAATCAAACCAGCATAACTTCCAGACTGTAG